One segment of Phaeacidiphilus oryzae TH49 DNA contains the following:
- a CDS encoding DUF2637 domain-containing protein, with product MRRALLPRLDLVLVQAVIAGSLSFAHLHDIADAAGQHGWKGWAYPISVDLLLVAAWRRLRTLRRSGAPARAAWAWFAVALTASLGANVATAGLLDLEHVPALLRIVVAGWPAVAFLGGTLLAHATPAPATTELSEPRTPTPTEDGSVYLDRATETATAPEDARAELPAPAAEAVAAAPMAVPPALVDHARKLTAAHRARTGTDLEPEALRSALGVPPAMADAIAAQLT from the coding sequence ATGCGCCGCGCGCTGCTGCCTCGCCTGGATCTGGTGCTGGTGCAGGCCGTGATCGCCGGTTCGCTGTCCTTCGCGCACCTGCACGACATCGCGGACGCGGCCGGCCAGCACGGCTGGAAGGGTTGGGCCTACCCGATCAGCGTGGATCTGCTGCTGGTCGCTGCGTGGCGCCGGCTGCGGACGCTGCGCCGCTCCGGTGCCCCGGCCCGCGCCGCGTGGGCGTGGTTCGCCGTGGCGCTGACCGCCTCGCTCGGGGCGAACGTGGCCACCGCCGGCCTGCTCGATCTGGAACACGTCCCGGCGCTGCTGCGGATCGTGGTGGCCGGCTGGCCCGCGGTCGCCTTCCTCGGCGGCACCCTGCTCGCGCACGCCACCCCGGCACCGGCCACGACCGAGCTGAGCGAACCCCGCACACCGACCCCGACAGAGGACGGCTCGGTCTACCTCGACCGCGCCACCGAGACCGCCACGGCACCGGAGGACGCCCGGGCCGAACTGCCCGCCCCCGCAGCCGAAGCGGTGGCTGCCGCACCGATGGCCGTGCCGCCGGCGCTGGTGGACCACGCCCGCAAGCTCACCGCCGCCCACCGGGCCCGGACCGGCACCGACCTGGAGCCCGAAGCCCTGCGCTCCGCCCTGGGCGTCCCGCCGGCCATGGCCGACGCGATCGCCGCCCAACTGACCTGA
- the repSA gene encoding replication initiator protein RepSA, with protein MTLPALDEATLADLVKVASAPDHERWLRQIRATGGCSAPIRLRGWSKILDRTTRQVLHTYATDTEPGGVLRLACGNRRASRCPSCAATYAADTYHLVRAGLVGDDTKGVRAEVREHPRVFATFTAPSFGPVHNRPDTGRCRCGRRHAEDAPELGTPLDPERYDYVGAVLWNNHAGDLWNRFTIQLARTLAERTGIPRSRLREVLRLSYAKVAEFQRRGAVHFHAVIRLDGPEGAEDDPPGWATVELLDDAIRTAAARARLGVPASLAGHPAMAVRWGRQLDVRPVRAFGDGSELTEQAVASYVAKYATKAAESTGTVDRPIGNREALDLLKVPAHARRLIETCLDLDAYYPGRRLAAWAHMLGFRGHFASKSRRYSVTLTSIREERAAYRAAEQRAALGLPDPEEDDTTLTLAHWIYAGQGLTPGESMFAATIANDLRESRRLARENDAGSIGTEGVAA; from the coding sequence GTGACCCTGCCGGCCCTGGATGAGGCCACCCTCGCCGACCTGGTGAAGGTGGCCTCCGCCCCCGACCATGAACGCTGGCTCCGGCAGATCCGCGCAACCGGCGGATGCTCTGCCCCGATCCGGCTGCGCGGCTGGTCCAAGATCCTCGACCGCACCACGCGACAGGTCCTGCACACCTACGCCACCGACACCGAACCCGGCGGCGTCCTCCGGCTGGCCTGCGGCAACCGCCGCGCCTCCCGCTGCCCCTCCTGTGCGGCGACGTACGCGGCGGACACCTACCACCTGGTGCGGGCCGGCCTGGTCGGCGACGACACCAAGGGCGTGCGAGCGGAAGTGCGGGAGCACCCGCGGGTGTTCGCCACCTTCACCGCCCCCAGCTTCGGCCCCGTCCACAACCGCCCCGACACCGGCCGGTGCCGCTGCGGACGCCGGCATGCCGAAGACGCCCCAGAGCTGGGCACGCCGCTCGATCCGGAGCGGTACGACTACGTGGGCGCGGTGCTGTGGAACAACCACGCCGGTGACCTGTGGAACCGCTTCACCATCCAGCTCGCGCGCACCCTCGCCGAACGCACGGGTATCCCGCGATCCCGGCTGCGCGAGGTGCTGCGTCTGTCCTACGCCAAGGTCGCGGAGTTCCAGCGCCGCGGGGCCGTGCACTTTCACGCCGTGATCCGCCTGGACGGCCCGGAGGGCGCGGAGGACGACCCGCCTGGCTGGGCCACGGTGGAACTGCTGGACGACGCGATCCGCACCGCCGCAGCGCGGGCGCGGCTGGGCGTTCCGGCGTCGCTTGCGGGGCATCCGGCGATGGCCGTGCGCTGGGGCCGGCAGCTCGATGTGCGGCCGGTGCGGGCCTTCGGGGACGGCTCGGAGCTGACAGAGCAGGCGGTCGCCTCCTACGTCGCCAAGTACGCCACCAAGGCGGCGGAAAGCACCGGCACCGTGGATCGGCCGATCGGCAACCGCGAAGCGCTCGACCTGCTCAAGGTGCCCGCGCACGCCCGTCGCCTGATCGAAACCTGCCTCGACCTGGATGCGTACTACCCGGGCCGCCGGCTGGCCGCGTGGGCGCACATGCTCGGCTTTCGCGGGCACTTCGCCTCCAAGTCCCGCCGCTACTCCGTCACTCTCACCTCGATCCGGGAGGAACGAGCTGCCTACCGCGCAGCGGAGCAGCGGGCCGCACTCGGCCTGCCCGACCCCGAAGAGGACGACACCACGCTGACCCTCGCGCACTGGATCTACGCCGGACAGGGCCTCACCCCCGGCGAGTCCATGTTCGCCGCGACCATCGCCAACGACCTACGCGAGTCCAGACGACTCGCACGCGAGAACGACGCCGGCTCGATCGGTACGGAAGGAGTAGCAGCGTGA
- a CDS encoding helix-turn-helix domain-containing protein codes for MTVTMAVESPALPAPALYRVKDAAVVLSLSRTVVYELIRSGRLRTVKEGRARLVPASAVREYVALLEREAGQRCA; via the coding sequence GTGACAGTGACCATGGCCGTGGAATCGCCGGCGCTCCCGGCACCCGCCCTGTATCGGGTGAAGGATGCCGCGGTGGTGCTCAGCCTGAGCCGGACGGTCGTCTACGAGCTGATCCGCTCTGGTCGGCTCCGGACAGTGAAGGAAGGGCGGGCGCGTCTCGTGCCGGCGAGTGCGGTGCGAGAGTACGTGGCGCTGCTGGAACGAGAAGCGGGGCAGCGCTGTGCCTAA
- a CDS encoding tyrosine-type recombinase/integrase, with translation MPKRRSRGDGGLHWDEKRQRWIASVTVGYDPSGKRIVKRGSGRTKTEAKAKLKEVLRDHEDGLAIAPTNYTVADAVNDWLAYGLAGRSPETVKACTTLCRTHVIPALGARKLRELSADDVDRWLAAKAKTLSTRTLEGIRSCLNRSVRRAMARDKVKRNVVELCAVPTGQPGRPSKALTLAQAEAVLKAAEESPMRAYVVVSLLTGARTEELRALTWDHVFLKGDPDANPPIPPYMAVWRSVRATGDTKTRKSRRTLALPARCVEALLDHWVDQGWDRYAAGHRWQENDLVFHSDVGTALDPSHVRRAFRAAIDQAEGVTAAEWTPRELRHSFVSLLSDSGVPLEEISRLVGHSSTAVTEEVYRKQIRPVIQTGAVVMDQIFKSGSERDAGSGEGPER, from the coding sequence GTGCCTAAGCGGCGGAGCAGGGGGGACGGCGGTCTCCACTGGGATGAGAAGCGCCAGCGTTGGATCGCCTCGGTGACCGTCGGCTATGACCCGAGCGGCAAGCGGATCGTGAAGCGCGGCAGCGGGCGGACCAAGACTGAGGCCAAGGCCAAGCTGAAAGAGGTCCTGCGCGACCACGAGGACGGGTTGGCCATCGCGCCGACCAACTACACCGTGGCCGATGCGGTGAACGACTGGTTGGCCTACGGGCTGGCCGGCCGGAGCCCGGAGACGGTGAAGGCGTGCACCACGCTGTGCCGGACTCATGTGATCCCGGCTCTCGGGGCCCGCAAGCTGCGGGAGTTGAGCGCGGACGACGTGGATCGGTGGCTCGCTGCGAAGGCGAAGACGCTGAGCACGCGCACCCTGGAGGGAATCCGCTCCTGCCTGAACCGCTCGGTGCGCCGGGCCATGGCGCGAGACAAGGTGAAGCGCAACGTAGTCGAGCTGTGCGCGGTGCCCACCGGCCAACCGGGGCGTCCGTCCAAGGCGCTGACGCTGGCTCAGGCAGAAGCCGTGTTGAAGGCCGCGGAGGAGAGCCCGATGCGGGCGTACGTCGTCGTCTCACTGCTGACGGGGGCGCGGACGGAGGAGCTTCGGGCGCTGACCTGGGATCACGTCTTCCTCAAGGGTGATCCCGACGCGAACCCGCCGATCCCGCCGTACATGGCCGTCTGGCGGTCGGTGCGGGCGACGGGGGACACCAAGACGCGAAAGTCTCGGCGGACGCTGGCGCTGCCGGCCCGGTGCGTTGAAGCCCTTCTGGATCACTGGGTGGATCAGGGATGGGACCGCTACGCGGCCGGCCACCGGTGGCAGGAAAACGATCTCGTGTTCCACTCGGACGTGGGGACCGCGCTGGACCCGTCCCACGTGCGGCGCGCCTTCCGCGCTGCCATCGACCAGGCGGAGGGTGTGACCGCTGCCGAGTGGACTCCGCGAGAGCTTCGTCACAGCTTCGTGTCTCTGCTGTCGGACAGCGGGGTTCCGCTGGAAGAGATCTCGCGGTTGGTCGGGCACTCCAGTACGGCGGTGACCGAGGAGGTCTACCGGAAGCAGATCCGGCCGGTGATCCAGACGGGAGCGGTCGTCATGGATCAGATCTTCAAGAGCGGGAGCGAGCGCGACGCCGGCTCGGGCGAAGGCCCCGAACGGTAG
- a CDS encoding LysR family transcriptional regulator produces MPELRSLSYFLAVAEERSFARAAERLHVAQPVVSRQVRELERELGVELLHRSVEDVAPTEAGRLLLERGPVVLSLADSLWRDVQQYADGRLGNISFGYGMSAGYETAPALLQAMSEECPGIEVSARVLASGDIVNGVAHGLLDVGLVRCAPEVEGLRNTLIRLERQGVILGSDHPLAKAAADTGSVDPADLDGVRLLLHTREQNPGHYDAVMGIAERAGAAPEVLVRGQDYDGAYQPVVEGSAVTIVGASGQVGLPGGLVWLPLDPPAAMEVHLITRADERSASVERMLEVARATAARDGWLTPVR; encoded by the coding sequence ATGCCTGAGCTGCGCAGCCTGAGTTACTTCCTCGCCGTCGCCGAGGAGCGGAGCTTCGCCCGCGCCGCCGAGCGTCTGCACGTCGCCCAGCCCGTGGTCAGCCGACAGGTGCGCGAGCTCGAGCGCGAGCTCGGCGTCGAGCTGCTCCACCGGAGTGTGGAGGACGTCGCGCCCACCGAGGCCGGTCGGCTGCTTCTGGAGCGCGGCCCGGTGGTCCTCTCGCTCGCCGACTCCCTCTGGCGGGACGTGCAGCAGTACGCGGACGGCCGGCTCGGCAACATCTCCTTCGGGTACGGGATGAGCGCCGGCTACGAGACCGCCCCCGCGCTGCTCCAGGCGATGAGCGAGGAGTGCCCCGGCATCGAGGTCTCGGCCCGGGTGCTGGCCTCCGGGGACATCGTCAACGGCGTCGCCCACGGTCTCCTCGACGTCGGCCTGGTGCGCTGCGCCCCCGAGGTGGAGGGGCTGCGCAACACGCTGATCCGGCTGGAGCGCCAGGGCGTGATCCTCGGCAGCGACCACCCGTTGGCCAAGGCCGCCGCCGACACCGGCTCGGTCGACCCCGCCGACCTGGACGGCGTGCGGCTGCTCCTCCACACCCGCGAGCAGAACCCCGGCCACTACGACGCCGTGATGGGCATCGCGGAGCGGGCCGGGGCCGCCCCGGAGGTGCTGGTGCGCGGTCAGGACTACGACGGCGCCTACCAGCCGGTGGTGGAGGGCTCGGCGGTGACCATCGTCGGCGCCTCCGGACAGGTGGGCCTCCCCGGCGGGCTGGTCTGGCTGCCGCTGGATCCGCCGGCCGCGATGGAGGTGCACCTGATCACGCGGGCGGACGAACGTTCCGCCTCGGTGGAGCGGATGCTGGAGGTGGCCAGGGCCACGGCGGCGCGCGACGGTTGGCTCACCCCGGTGAGGTGA
- a CDS encoding metallophosphoesterase, which translates to MRPLYSVPLAVAATGAAGIAYAAGYEVRSFRLRRVEAPVLPRGAQPLRVLHVSDIHMVSGQRKKQRWLRSLAGLRPDLVVNTGDNLSDPEGVPETLDALGPLLEFPGAYVFGSNDYYGPVAKNPARYIAARLTGAHGLNNPDGTARRGITGAVHNPWQKLRDGFDQAGWLNLTNTRGRLQVEGMELEFTGLDDPHIRRDRYQEVAGGPSRDADLSIGVVHAPYLRVLDAFAAERYPLILAGHTHGGQLCIPFYGALVTNCDIDPGRVKGLSTHKAGGYRSYLHVSAGCGTNRYTPVRFACPPEATLLTLTAAE; encoded by the coding sequence ATGCGACCGCTCTACTCCGTGCCGCTCGCCGTCGCCGCTACCGGTGCCGCAGGCATCGCCTACGCCGCCGGATACGAGGTCCGTTCCTTCCGCCTGCGCCGGGTCGAGGCACCGGTGCTGCCCCGGGGCGCGCAGCCGCTCCGCGTACTGCACGTCTCGGACATCCACATGGTCTCCGGCCAGCGGAAGAAGCAGCGCTGGCTGCGCTCGCTCGCCGGGCTGCGCCCGGACCTGGTGGTCAACACCGGCGACAACCTCTCCGACCCGGAGGGCGTGCCGGAGACCCTGGACGCCCTCGGCCCGCTGCTGGAGTTCCCGGGCGCGTACGTCTTCGGCTCGAACGACTACTACGGGCCGGTGGCCAAGAACCCGGCCCGCTACATCGCCGCCCGGCTCACCGGCGCCCACGGCCTGAACAACCCGGACGGCACCGCCCGCCGCGGGATCACCGGGGCCGTCCACAACCCCTGGCAGAAGCTGCGCGACGGCTTCGACCAGGCCGGCTGGCTGAACCTGACCAACACCCGCGGCCGGCTCCAAGTCGAGGGCATGGAGCTGGAGTTCACCGGTCTCGACGACCCGCACATCCGTCGCGACCGCTACCAGGAGGTGGCCGGCGGGCCGAGCCGGGACGCGGACCTGTCCATCGGCGTGGTCCACGCCCCCTACCTGCGGGTGCTGGACGCCTTCGCGGCCGAGCGGTACCCGCTGATCCTGGCCGGGCATACCCACGGCGGGCAGCTCTGCATCCCCTTCTACGGGGCACTGGTCACCAACTGCGACATCGACCCCGGCCGGGTCAAGGGACTGTCCACCCACAAGGCCGGCGGATACCGCTCGTACCTCCATGTGTCGGCGGGCTGCGGTACCAACCGGTACACCCCGGTCCGCTTCGCCTGCCCGCCGGAGGCGACCCTGCTGACCCTCACGGCGGCGGAGTAA
- the alc gene encoding allantoicase, whose translation MSSRSAQTDPTATPSPTPSPTPTSTPSAPNDPHAFDAAPYGGGDPYADYRDEEHAFAQQVELTDRRLGAGVLAANDELFAPRENLLVRERPVFQPGTFGHKGQIMDGWETRRRRNTAERPHPDEDTHDWALIRLGAPGTVRGVVVDTAHFRGNYPQQISVEGACVPGSPGEEELLAPEVKWTELVPRSQVRGHAANGFEVDVPGRWTHLRLRQYPDGGIARFRAYGEVLPDPEWLAALDVVDLAAVGNGAVVEDASDRFYSPPTNLLLPDQARAMGDGWENRRRRVRGSNDWVRFRLAGEGTIRAIELDTSYFKGNAAGWAAISGCCAAADGAGAGPQEAGEAGEAGDWFELLPRTRLQPDTVHRFVLADLPAGDRPVTHLRLDVFPDGGLARFRVHGRLTERGRARITARFREAGM comes from the coding sequence ATGAGCTCCAGGTCCGCCCAGACCGACCCCACCGCCACGCCCAGCCCGACGCCCAGCCCCACGCCCACCTCCACCCCCAGCGCCCCGAACGACCCGCACGCCTTCGACGCCGCCCCCTACGGCGGCGGCGACCCGTACGCCGACTACCGGGACGAGGAGCACGCCTTCGCACAGCAGGTCGAGCTGACGGACCGCCGGCTCGGCGCCGGGGTCCTGGCGGCCAACGACGAGCTCTTCGCCCCCCGCGAGAACCTGCTGGTTCGCGAGCGCCCGGTGTTCCAGCCCGGCACTTTCGGCCACAAGGGCCAGATCATGGACGGCTGGGAGACCAGGCGCCGCCGGAACACCGCCGAGCGCCCGCACCCGGACGAGGACACCCACGACTGGGCGCTGATCCGGCTCGGCGCGCCCGGCACGGTCCGCGGGGTGGTCGTGGACACCGCCCACTTCCGCGGCAACTACCCGCAGCAGATCTCCGTGGAGGGCGCCTGCGTGCCGGGCTCGCCGGGCGAGGAGGAGCTGCTGGCGCCCGAGGTGAAGTGGACCGAGCTGGTCCCGCGCAGCCAGGTGCGCGGCCATGCCGCCAACGGCTTCGAGGTGGACGTGCCGGGCCGCTGGACGCATCTGCGGCTGCGGCAGTACCCGGACGGCGGGATCGCCCGCTTCCGCGCGTACGGGGAGGTGCTGCCGGACCCGGAGTGGCTGGCCGCCCTGGACGTGGTCGACCTGGCCGCGGTAGGCAACGGCGCGGTGGTCGAGGACGCCTCGGACCGCTTCTACTCCCCGCCGACCAACCTCCTCCTGCCGGACCAGGCCCGGGCCATGGGCGACGGCTGGGAGAACCGCAGGCGCCGGGTGCGCGGCAGCAACGACTGGGTGCGCTTCCGGCTCGCGGGGGAGGGCACGATTCGCGCGATCGAGCTGGACACCTCGTACTTCAAGGGGAACGCGGCCGGATGGGCGGCGATCTCCGGCTGCTGCGCGGCCGCCGACGGCGCGGGCGCCGGCCCGCAGGAGGCGGGGGAGGCCGGGGAGGCCGGGGACTGGTTCGAGCTGCTGCCGCGGACCCGGCTGCAGCCGGACACCGTCCACCGCTTCGTCCTCGCGGACCTTCCGGCCGGCGACCGGCCGGTGACCCACCTGCGGCTGGACGTCTTCCCGGACGGCGGGCTCGCCCGGTTCCGGGTGCACGGGCGGCTGACGGAGCGCGGACGGGCGCGGATAACGGCGCGATTCCGCGAGGCCGGGATGTAA
- a CDS encoding GatB/YqeY domain-containing protein — MPTLKQRLQDDLTAAIKSRDELRSATLRLTLSAITKEEVAGTKARELSDDEVLKVVTREAKKRREAAEAFDQGGRTESAERERAEGEVLAEYLPKQLTDAEIDELVAAAVAESGASGMKAMGAVMKLVNPQVAGRAEGGRVAAAVKRALGA; from the coding sequence ATGCCCACGCTCAAGCAGCGGCTCCAGGACGATCTGACCGCGGCCATCAAGTCCCGCGACGAACTGCGCTCGGCGACGCTGCGCCTGACCCTCTCCGCGATCACCAAGGAGGAGGTGGCGGGCACCAAGGCCCGTGAGCTCTCGGACGACGAGGTGCTCAAGGTCGTCACCCGTGAGGCGAAGAAGCGCCGGGAGGCCGCCGAGGCCTTCGACCAGGGCGGCCGGACGGAGTCGGCGGAGCGGGAGCGCGCGGAGGGCGAGGTGCTCGCCGAGTACCTGCCGAAGCAGCTGACCGACGCCGAGATCGACGAGCTGGTCGCGGCCGCGGTCGCGGAGTCCGGCGCGTCCGGGATGAAGGCCATGGGCGCGGTGATGAAGCTGGTGAACCCACAGGTGGCAGGGCGTGCGGAGGGCGGCCGGGTGGCCGCCGCCGTGAAGCGCGCGCTGGGCGCGTAG
- a CDS encoding transglycosylase domain-containing protein, whose protein sequence is MARRSGTPLHKVSLGVRLLGVSVVAGAVAAGIALPAIGSLGIGAKSAVGDFNNLPADFKAPPLAQASYIYDADGGLIAKVYSGDRDRTVVKSDQIAPIMKKALVAIEDNRFYQHGAIDLKGVLRAVTKNAGSGGVSQGASTLTQQYVKNVFVEEAGDNQQAVLKAQQQTIGRKIKELKYAIKVEETLTKDQILTNYLNITFFGEQAYGVEAAAERYFSVHASQLTLPQAALLAGMVQSPTGYDPVTNPTLAKERRDRVLTDMATYHDITAQQAAEAKATPIKLNYQAPRTGCTAAAAGEGFFCDYVRQTVLSDPAFGATAAARAKLWHQGGLRIRTTLDPKAQASATKAVAKHVYASDTAATGISMIQPGTGKILAMAQSRPYGVDANQHQTTLNYNATSSLDGGNGFQTGSTFKPVIAAAALENGISPSQSYASPYTMAWPAMSTCSGKTFPEGEGSGLQVHNDETSLVGPFNMQQGMAKSVNTYFASLEAQTGLCNVKNMADKMGLGTQADDKTSMQVVPSMTLGTNTYTPLQMANVYATFDAHGLYCSPIAIDSVSTAYGKTVKPPSADCQQVMSQKTADTITTMLLGVVQDGTGKPAALADRQSAGKTGTTDNGADVWFVGYTPEISSAVWVGNPASPNQSMNGQTIGGTYYAQAFGGTVAGPVWNDAMQGALDGVPPGSFTTVKLPGTGGDKGKGNGNGKGKQPTSPTNPTSNPIGGILGGIFGNGGGKKHGH, encoded by the coding sequence ATGGCAAGACGATCCGGTACGCCCCTCCACAAAGTCTCGCTCGGCGTCCGCCTGCTCGGCGTCAGCGTTGTCGCGGGCGCCGTGGCGGCGGGGATCGCCCTGCCCGCCATCGGCTCGCTCGGCATCGGAGCCAAGTCCGCCGTCGGCGACTTCAACAACCTCCCCGCGGACTTCAAGGCCCCCCCGCTCGCCCAGGCGTCCTACATCTACGACGCCGACGGCGGCCTGATCGCCAAGGTCTACTCGGGCGACCGCGACCGCACCGTGGTGAAGAGCGACCAGATAGCGCCGATCATGAAGAAGGCCCTGGTCGCCATCGAGGACAACCGCTTCTACCAGCACGGCGCGATCGACCTGAAGGGCGTGCTGCGCGCGGTCACCAAGAACGCGGGCTCCGGCGGCGTCTCCCAGGGCGCCTCCACCCTCACCCAGCAGTACGTGAAGAACGTCTTCGTGGAGGAGGCGGGGGACAACCAGCAGGCGGTCCTCAAGGCCCAGCAGCAGACCATAGGCCGCAAGATCAAGGAACTGAAGTACGCGATCAAGGTCGAGGAGACCCTGACCAAGGACCAGATCCTCACCAACTACCTGAACATCACCTTCTTCGGTGAGCAGGCGTACGGGGTCGAGGCCGCGGCCGAGCGCTACTTCTCCGTCCACGCGAGCCAGCTGACCCTCCCGCAGGCCGCGCTGCTGGCCGGCATGGTGCAGTCGCCGACCGGCTACGACCCGGTGACCAACCCCACCCTGGCCAAGGAGCGCCGGGACCGGGTGCTCACCGACATGGCCACCTACCACGACATCACCGCGCAGCAGGCCGCCGAGGCCAAGGCCACCCCGATCAAGCTCAACTACCAGGCGCCGCGCACCGGCTGCACCGCCGCGGCGGCCGGCGAGGGCTTCTTCTGCGACTACGTCCGGCAGACCGTGCTCAGCGACCCGGCCTTCGGCGCCACCGCCGCCGCCCGCGCCAAGCTCTGGCACCAGGGCGGTCTGCGGATCCGCACCACCCTCGACCCCAAGGCGCAGGCCTCCGCCACCAAGGCGGTCGCCAAGCACGTCTACGCCTCGGACACCGCGGCCACCGGCATCAGCATGATCCAGCCGGGCACCGGCAAGATCCTGGCCATGGCGCAGAGCCGCCCGTACGGGGTGGACGCCAACCAGCACCAGACGACGCTCAACTACAACGCGACCTCCTCGCTGGACGGCGGCAACGGCTTCCAGACCGGTTCGACCTTCAAGCCGGTGATCGCCGCCGCCGCGCTGGAGAACGGCATCAGCCCCAGCCAGTCCTACGCCTCGCCGTACACCATGGCCTGGCCGGCCATGAGCACCTGCTCCGGGAAGACCTTCCCGGAGGGCGAGGGCTCCGGGCTCCAGGTGCACAACGACGAGACCAGTCTGGTCGGCCCGTTCAACATGCAGCAGGGCATGGCCAAGTCGGTCAACACCTACTTCGCCTCGCTGGAGGCGCAGACCGGCCTCTGCAACGTCAAGAACATGGCGGACAAGATGGGCCTGGGCACCCAGGCCGACGACAAGACCTCGATGCAGGTCGTCCCGTCGATGACGCTCGGCACCAACACGTACACGCCGCTGCAGATGGCGAACGTCTACGCGACCTTCGACGCCCACGGCCTGTACTGCAGCCCGATCGCCATCGACTCGGTGAGCACCGCGTACGGCAAGACCGTCAAGCCGCCGTCCGCCGACTGCCAGCAGGTGATGTCGCAGAAGACCGCGGACACCATCACCACCATGCTCCTCGGCGTGGTCCAGGACGGCACCGGCAAGCCGGCCGCGCTGGCCGACCGGCAGAGCGCCGGCAAGACCGGTACCACGGACAACGGCGCCGACGTCTGGTTCGTCGGCTACACCCCGGAGATCTCCTCCGCGGTCTGGGTCGGCAACCCGGCCAGCCCCAACCAGTCGATGAACGGCCAGACCATCGGCGGCACCTACTACGCCCAGGCGTTCGGCGGCACGGTCGCCGGACCGGTCTGGAACGACGCCATGCAGGGCGCCCTGGACGGCGTCCCGCCCGGCTCCTTCACCACCGTGAAGCTGCCCGGCACCGGCGGGGACAAGGGCAAGGGGAACGGGAACGGGAAGGGCAAGCAGCCCACCTCGCCGACCAACCCGACGAGCAACCCCATCGGCGGCATCCTCGGCGGGATATTCGGCAACGGCGGGGGCAAGAAGCACGGGCACTGA
- a CDS encoding WhiB family transcriptional regulator, translated as MSWVDDWSAQAACRTSDPDELFVQGAAQNRAKAVCTGCPVRTECLADALDNRVEFGVWGGMTERERRALLRRRPTVVSWRKLLETARSEYERGAGIGMGGGLDVGDVDAVADMSEVAASEDYARAG; from the coding sequence ATGAGCTGGGTTGACGACTGGAGTGCGCAGGCCGCCTGCCGCACCAGTGATCCGGACGAACTGTTCGTGCAGGGGGCAGCGCAGAATCGCGCCAAGGCGGTGTGCACCGGATGCCCGGTGCGCACGGAGTGCCTGGCCGACGCCCTGGACAACCGCGTGGAGTTCGGCGTCTGGGGAGGGATGACCGAGCGGGAGCGCAGAGCGCTGCTGCGGCGGCGCCCCACCGTGGTCTCGTGGCGCAAGCTGCTGGAGACGGCGCGGAGCGAGTACGAGCGGGGGGCCGGGATCGGTATGGGTGGCGGGCTCGACGTCGGGGACGTCGACGCGGTCGCGGACATGTCCGAGGTGGCCGCGAGCGAGGACTACGCCCGCGCCGGGTGA